Below is a genomic region from Fischerella sp. PCC 9605.
GAAATAGCAATCAATCTCATCTGAAACTATTGCTTAAAGCTTAGTCAAGAGTCAAGAGTCAATGGTCAAGAGTTAAGGGTCAATCATTCTTTTTTGAGCTATGAACTTTTGACTTTGGACTATGGACTTTTGACTCTTGACTCCCCAAAAGGGTTTTAAATTTTTTCTGAGTGTATGAAATTCAGTGTACAGTTTGCTCGGTAATCCACTGTTGTTAGTACAATAAGCCTTCTACTTGCCCAAGGAAGGGGGATGAGATGAGTGCCAAAACGGCTTACACTTCTTTTTGATGGGTAAAGCTGACACAAAGGGGTTGCTATGGCTAGATTTATGTTTGTAACCGATTTAGATAATACCCTCGTAGGTGATGACAATGCACTGGCAGAGTTGAACGATCGCTTACAGAGACATCGCCAAGAACATGGTACAAAGATTGTTTATGCGACTGGGCGATCGCCTGTTCTTTACCGAGAACTCCAACAGGAAAAAAATCTGATGGAACCAGACGCCCTCGTTCTAGCCGTAGGAACGGAAATTTACCTTGATGGTAGCGACAGTCCCGACTCAAATTGGTCAGAAACACTTTCACAGGGTTGGGATAGAAATTTAGTATTATCTAAAACTGCGGATTTTTCTGAGTTAATTCCGCAACCAGATTCTGAACAACGTCCTTTCAAAGTGAGTTTTTTCCTTAAGCAAGAAGCATCTGTAACTGTTTTACCAAAACTAGAATCAGAATTGCTGCAATCCAATCTAAATATAAAGTTAATCTATAGCAGCGGTATAGACCTTGACATTGTGCCTCGCAGGAGCGATAAAGGTCAGGCAGTACAATTTCTCCGCCAAAAGTGGAAATTTGTAGCAGAACAAACGGTTGTCTGTGGTGATTCTGGCAATGATATTGCTTTATTCGCTGTAGGCAATGAACGGGGAATTATTGTCGGGAATGCTCGTCCAGAGTTACTCCAATGGCACAATGAAAATCCCGCTAACCACCGCTATCTGGCACAAAATGCCTGTGCAGGTGGAATTATAGAAGGTTTAAGACATTTTGGACTGATAGAATGATTAGTTATCTTAAAGGCATCGTTGCTGGCATTCAAAAACATAGCGGTAATCGTTATATCCTTACTCTCGAAGTTAACGGTATAGGGTATGATTTGCAAATCCCGGCGCGGTTGGCGCAGCAATTACCGGAGTCAGGGGGTGAAGTGCAAGTGTTTACCCATTACCAAATTCGAGAGGAGGTGCCATTACTATATGGTTTTGGTTCGCCAGGAGAACGAGACTTGTTTCGCCACTTGCTAAGTGTTAGTGGTATTGGTGCTGCTTTAGCGATCGCCTTGTTGGACACTCTGGAACTCCCAGAGTTAGTCCAGACGATTATCACTGGCAATGTGCAATTGTTGATTCAAACCCCCGGTGTCGGCAAAAAAACCGCCGAACGCATTTGTTTGGAATTGAAAACCAAGTTGATCGAATGGCGTAAAACAGCAGGGTTTTTCGTCGCGACAGGTGGCCCGGCACCAGGAATTCTCGAAGAAGTGCAAATGACTCTCTTAGCATTGGGCTATACTCCAACTGAGGTTAGTCACGCCTTACATGTAGTCAGTGAAGATATTGGACTGCCCAAAGATGCCTATGTGGAAGATTGGATTAAACAGGCGATCGCTCATCTCAGTAGTAGTGAATGTAGTCATTAGTCATTAGTCAAGAGTAATTAATTATTAGTTATTAGTTATTAGTTAGTGGTTAGTGGTTATTCTCCCACTCCCTCACTCCCCCACCTCCCCATCTCCTCATGACCGACGCTTACGCTTGGATAGAACAATCTCTGGCAACAATTCACCGTGCGGACTGGTATCGTTCGGTACAAACAATTAATGGCAGATCTGGGGCGATGGTGCTTTTAGAAGGGCGAGAGGTAATTAATTTTGCCAGTAATGATTACTTAGGGCTGGCTGGGAATGAGCGCTTGATTGCTGCGGCTACTGCTGCTGTTCAAGAATTTGGCACTGGTTGTACTGGTTCGAGATTACTCAGCGGACATCGAGAATTACACCAGGAACTAGAAAAAGCGATCGCATCCTTCAAGCAAACAGAAGATGCAGTTGTATTCAGTTCAGGGTATTTGGCGAATTTGGGTACAATAACTGCTCTAGTGGGCAAACGGGATTTAATATTAGCTGACCAGTACAATCATTCCAGTCTGAAAAATGGGGCAATCCTTAGTGGTGCAACCACTATTGAATACCCGCATTGTGATGTCCAAGCTTTAAGGAGCGAGTTGCAACGATTGCGGCAAGATTACCGACGCTGTTTGATCGTTACCGATAGCGTCTTCAGCATGGATGGAGATTTATGCCCTTTACCTGCACTATTAGATCTCGCCCAAGAGTATAGCTGTATGCTGTTAGTCGATGAAGCTCATGCCACCGGGGTACTAGGAAAAACTGGTGCGGGGTGTGTCGAACATTTTGGATGTACAGGCAGGCAGTTAGTTCAAATTGGCACATTAAGTAAAGCTTTAGGAAGCTTAGGTGGGTATGTCGCTGGAAGTGCAACTCTGATTGACTTTTTGCGAAATCGAGCAGCAAGTTGGATTTATACCACCGCGCTTTCGCCCGCAGATACAGCCGCAGCGTTAGCAGCAATAAATATTGTTCAGCAAGAACCGCAACAGCGCACTAGATTGTGGAAAAATGTAGATTACTTAAAAATTTTGATCCAAGAGCAGTTACCCAATCTGCAATTACTGCCTTCGCAATCACCCATACTTTGTTTTCAATTGCCAAGTGCAGCAGACGTACTTAAAGCCGGAAGCCAACTAAAATCTGCTGGTATTTTTGCCCCTGCGATTCGTCCTCCCACCGTTCCTACGAGTAGGATCAGAATTTCTCTAATGGCAACTCATCAAGCAGCGCATATAGAGAAACTAATAGAAGTTCTCAAAGGTATTGACTGTGATGACTTGATCAAATCCAGATGATTAGTAGCAGCCCACAACCCTAGTTTAACTATCAGAAACAACAGCTTCTTTTTGCTCCTCTTTCTTGACATTTCGCCTTCTCCAAGGCTTGAGAACCGAAATAACAATGACGGCTAAAATACAGATATTCTGAACGATCGCACCCACAAGCATTGCCTTGTAGTCAAACACATACAGTGGATTTTGCAATGCTTGTAACCTTTCTGCTTGGGAAATCGCAGTCATTGCATTTACCCACGGGCCTAACCAAATTGTTCCAAAGACAATAAGTGTTACTGTCGCTACCCACTTCACTATCACCCAGTAGTGTTTAAAAAATCCCCAAATTGTTAGCCAGCAGAGTAGTCCACCTGTTAATAAGGATAGGTTAGCAGCAGGGATAATCACAAAGTCATCTAGCAACTTCATAACTGAGTTGATGGCGTACAGTTGATCACCGTTGATAGTATTGCGGTTACTCAGAGCGATCGCAATCATACATAAAGCAGTTCCAAACCAAATTCCTCCAAAGGCAACATGTAACGACAGCAACCAGTTTTTTTGCTTGACGCTCAGTTTCTTCATACTGCTTTACCTGCAATTTTTTAGTAATGTCATTTTCCTAGCTTTGCTTAGTACAACATTGCGTAAGTTCGCGCACAAAGTTTTTGCAGCAAGACTGTGCGCCCTTGGTGCGTTTGTTTATGCAAAGCTGCACTTAGCCACCTTATAATTAGCAAACTAATCAAATTTTACAACAGGTCAGACTCTTCGGCAACAGATGGACAAATTAAGGGAACTCCAAAAATAAATTATCCAACTCCTGCATCCCACACGGTTTCTTCTTCTTTGTCTTCCTTGTTCTTCAAGTCTTGCGAGCGATTGGATATTTTTTTATTTGGAAGTCCCTAAGTTATGGATCAAGCATCGCTGGAGTTCCAGCCTGTACCTTTGCTAGCAATTCAATTAGTGTCTTTTTCTCCACTTCAGTGAGATGAGCCATTAACCCTGTAGTGCGGCAAAAGTGGTCTGGTAACATTTGGGATAATAACTGTCGCCCCTTTTGAGTCAATTGCACGCTAAGCATCCGCCTATCATCTGGGTAAGGCTGGCGTTTAACTAGTCCATCTCGTTCTAGTCCATCAAGAAGTCCTGTAACAGTTGCTCTGGTAACACCCGCACGTTCTGCACATTGCGATGGTGTTAATCCTTTGTTATCCGCTTGAAACAACTGCATCAAGAGGGTAAATTTTCCCATTGACAAACCATAACGAGCAAAATGAACATCTAAAGCTGTATAAACATCAATTGTTGTAGACAGAAAAGCTAAACATGTCTCTACAGAAGCGATATCCAATTCTGGAAAACGATGAGCAAGATTTTCTAGAGTTTGGCGATTAACAAAAGGACGTAATGTAACCACAGTCTTCGATAAATTTGATTAGCTAACTAACTATAAGGTAACTTAAAAGTAATTTCGTCTATAAGCTCGACTTTATCCATTTTCCCAAACAGCGATCGCTTATTTAAGCTATAGGACTCATATTTGATTTTTGAAATATACGTAGGCAAAAAGGGGTGTGGATTTTCCTCCCCCTTTATTGCCGTTGCGTTATGCCTCTGGCTAACGCACCATCCAAAGGCTTTGGTGCGTTACGCGATCGCGTAACACTTAGATTTTTTCATAAATCAAATCGGATTCCTATATTTCCGTTTCAGATACCGCAAACAGCACAAAGGTGGCTTTAGAAACCTAGCTTGTGAGTCATCGACAGTGAATTTACAGTTATCTAAGTATTTACACGATTGACATTAGTGTTTTTATTAACAATAAATATTTTATATCTAAATATTCTATCAAGGATTAACGCAAGCCAATGTTACATTTACTGCACAAAAATCTAAAGATAATAGTTAAATATGCTACTATCCATCAAATTTTTCATCAAGGCTATTGCAATTATCTATGCACGCCTTAACTCAGGTTGTTCATCTTCCATCGTTAGATTCAGCAATTGACTTTTCTCCTCTGACCGTTACACCAGACACGTCATTACTAGATGTAGTAACGCTAATGAGTCGGCAGCAAGCAAGTTGCGTTTTGGTAGTGGAGAATCTAACAACCGATGGCTTGCAGGTAGTGGGGTGGTTCACGCAGCAAGATGCGATCGCGCTGCTCTCCTGTGGCTTTGACTTCAGAACAGCTAAGGTTTCACAAGTAATGGTTACACCAGTAATTACCCTGAACTATTTTGAGGTTAAAAGCATTACATTTATATTATTGACTTTACGACAGTATAAGTTGCCTATGCTACCAATTGTTGCTGAGCGAGGTCAACTAATTGGAATAGTTACATTAGACACTATTTATCAAGCACTACAAATTCTGCCTTGCTCTTCCGTTGAAGGAGAGGCTGTTGGTGTAGCGGTTCTCAAAGATAAGCAACAACCTAAATTGTCGTCGAACGTGAACTGCTGTAAATTAGGTAAATTTCAAATGGAAGCAGACACGGAAGAACGACTGCGTTTGTTAGAGTCAGCGGTTGTCAATGCTAACGATGCCATTGTCATCGTAGCAGCTGATGCGCTGGATGAACCATTGGGTCCGCAAATAATCTATGTCAACGAAGCCTTTACCCGGATGAGTGGTTGGTCTGCAACTGAAGTTATAGGCAAAACTCCGCGAATTCTCCAGGGTGAGTTAACAGATCGCGTCCAGCTAGATCGAATTCGCGCCGCGCTTCAAAATGGTTTGCCAATCAGAGCGGAGTTAATTAATTACCACAAAAATGGTTCTACATACTGGGTTGAGGTAAACATCGTCCCAATTGCAGATCGAAAGGGTAAAATTACTCATTTTGTTTCAGTACAACGGGATATTACTAAACGCAAACTTACAGAAGAAGCACTACGCGCCAGCGAAGCCCTATTACGTGAAGTCACAGAAAACATTCGCCAAGTTTTGTTTGTGCGAGATATCAAGCAAAACAAAATAGTGTACGTCACTCCAGCTTATGAAGACATTTGGGGACGTAGCTGCTCAAATCTCTACGAAAATTCCCTCGACTTTTTAGAGGCTATCCATCCACTCGATCGCGATCGCGTCATTGCAGGGATGAAATCTCAAGCTGCGGGGAAAAATTACAACGAAGAATATCGAATTGTGCGCCCTGATGGAGAGGTTCGCTGGATTTATACACGAGCTTTTCCTCTGCAAAATGAATTGGGAGAAGTTTACCGTGTTGTTGGTATTTCTGAAGATATTAGCGAACTCAAGCAAGCACAAGCAGATCTAAAGCAGGCAAATGCAGAGTTGGAAAAACGAGTGGAGGAGCGAACGCTAGCTTTACAGCAAATCAATCGTCAACTCAGACATGAAATTAGCGATCGCAAACAAGCAGAAGCTGCATTACGGCAAACTCAACAACAGCTACAGGCAATTTTAGATAACTGTCCAGCGATTGTTTACGTGGTAGATACTCAAAACAGATTCCTGCTGATTAACCGCCAGTATGAAAAGGTATTTCACTGTACCAAACAGCAGGTTACAGGCAAAAGTATATACAACTTTTTTTGCAGTGAATTTGCTGATATATTTGCAGTTAATAATCAAAATGTCCTCACTAGTGGCAAACCCGTAGAAGCTGAAGAAATTGCTCCCCAGGAGGATGGATTACACACTTATTTTTCTGTCAAGTTTGCTTTAAAAGATGCAAATGGTGTGCCTTATGCAATTTGTGGCATTTCTACAGACATTACCGATCGCAAACACGCCAACGAGTCTCTTGTGCGTTTTCGCACAGCTATAGAAAGTAGCAGCGATGCTATTGGTATGGCTGAAATCGGTGGTGAGGGAATTTACGTTAACCCAGCGTTTGTCGAATTGTTTGAGTACACTTTGGCAGAATTGCAGGCTGCTGGGGGAGCGCCAGTTCTTTACATTAATAAAGCAGAGTGTAAACAAATCTTTGCAACTGTCGAGAACGGTCAGTCTTGGCGTGGTGAAGTGAAGATGCAAACCAAGAGAGGTCGGATCTTAGACATTGACCTCCGTGCTGACGCCATTAAAGATGCCACAGGTAAAATTATTGGAACTGTCGGTATTCATACTGATATTACTGAGCGTAAGCGAGTAGAAGAAAGACTGCGTTTACGCGATCGCGCGATCGCTGCTAGCAGTAATGGCGTAGTTATTTCGGATGCCAGACTGCCAAATTTGCCAATTATCTATGCTAATCCTGCTTTTGAATACATAACTGGTTATTCCCTAGAAGAAGTTATTGGTAGAAACTGCCGTTTTCTTCAAGGTGCTGATACCAATCAGCCGGAGATCAAAGAACTTAGCATTGCCATCCGGCAAGCACGAAATTGTACCGTGATATTACGCAACTATCGTAAAGATGGTAGCTTGTTTTGGAACGAATTAAGTGTTTCTCCTGTGTTTGACACCGACGGTAATTGCACCCACTACGTCGGCATTCAGAATGATATCACCGAGCGCATGCAGGCAGAGATGGCGTTGTTAGTCTCGCAACAGCGACTGCAATATTTACTCTCTGCGACTCCAGCTGTTATTTATACCTGCAAACCTCATGGAGATTACGGTGCTACCTTCATTAGTGACAATATCACTGTCATGATGGGTTATGAATCTCAGGAATTTGTCGAAGATTCAGCTTTTTGGATGAACCACATCCACCCAGAAGACTTATCGTGTGTATTTGCTGATGTGTCAACAGTATTTGAGCAAGGAGAATACAGTTGCGAATACCGCTTTTTGCATAAGGATGGTACTTATCGCTGGGTATACGATCAAGCCCAACTAGTGCGTGATGATGCTGGTAATCCAGTGGAAATTGTCGGTTATTGGGCAGATATTACAAAACGCAGACAATTGGAAGAAGAATTGAGAACAGCACTAGAGAAAGAAAAAGAACTCAACGAACTCAAATCTCGCTTTATAACCATGACTTCCCATGAATTTCGCACACCATTGAGTACCATCCTTTCTTCTTCAGAATTGCTGGAACACTACCGCCACAAATGGACAGAAGAAAAACAACTCTCGCACGTACATCGTATTCAAGTTGCTGTTAAACACATGACTAATATGTTGAATGATGTGTTGGTGATTGGCAAGGCAGAAGTGGGAAAACTAGATTTTAAGCCAGCACCTCTGGATTTAGTTGAATACTGCCGTTACTTGGTAGAAGAATTACAATTTGATATCAACACTCAACATGCGATCGCTTTTAACTGTGAATATGAATCGATACCCTG
It encodes:
- a CDS encoding MarR family winged helix-turn-helix transcriptional regulator, which gives rise to MVTLRPFVNRQTLENLAHRFPELDIASVETCLAFLSTTIDVYTALDVHFARYGLSMGKFTLLMQLFQADNKGLTPSQCAERAGVTRATVTGLLDGLERDGLVKRQPYPDDRRMLSVQLTQKGRQLLSQMLPDHFCRTTGLMAHLTEVEKKTLIELLAKVQAGTPAMLDP
- a CDS encoding PAS domain S-box protein, yielding MHALTQVVHLPSLDSAIDFSPLTVTPDTSLLDVVTLMSRQQASCVLVVENLTTDGLQVVGWFTQQDAIALLSCGFDFRTAKVSQVMVTPVITLNYFEVKSITFILLTLRQYKLPMLPIVAERGQLIGIVTLDTIYQALQILPCSSVEGEAVGVAVLKDKQQPKLSSNVNCCKLGKFQMEADTEERLRLLESAVVNANDAIVIVAADALDEPLGPQIIYVNEAFTRMSGWSATEVIGKTPRILQGELTDRVQLDRIRAALQNGLPIRAELINYHKNGSTYWVEVNIVPIADRKGKITHFVSVQRDITKRKLTEEALRASEALLREVTENIRQVLFVRDIKQNKIVYVTPAYEDIWGRSCSNLYENSLDFLEAIHPLDRDRVIAGMKSQAAGKNYNEEYRIVRPDGEVRWIYTRAFPLQNELGEVYRVVGISEDISELKQAQADLKQANAELEKRVEERTLALQQINRQLRHEISDRKQAEAALRQTQQQLQAILDNCPAIVYVVDTQNRFLLINRQYEKVFHCTKQQVTGKSIYNFFCSEFADIFAVNNQNVLTSGKPVEAEEIAPQEDGLHTYFSVKFALKDANGVPYAICGISTDITDRKHANESLVRFRTAIESSSDAIGMAEIGGEGIYVNPAFVELFEYTLAELQAAGGAPVLYINKAECKQIFATVENGQSWRGEVKMQTKRGRILDIDLRADAIKDATGKIIGTVGIHTDITERKRVEERLRLRDRAIAASSNGVVISDARLPNLPIIYANPAFEYITGYSLEEVIGRNCRFLQGADTNQPEIKELSIAIRQARNCTVILRNYRKDGSLFWNELSVSPVFDTDGNCTHYVGIQNDITERMQAEMALLVSQQRLQYLLSATPAVIYTCKPHGDYGATFISDNITVMMGYESQEFVEDSAFWMNHIHPEDLSCVFADVSTVFEQGEYSCEYRFLHKDGTYRWVYDQAQLVRDDAGNPVEIVGYWADITKRRQLEEELRTALEKEKELNELKSRFITMTSHEFRTPLSTILSSSELLEHYRHKWTEEKQLSHVHRIQVAVKHMTNMLNDVLVIGKAEVGKLDFKPAPLDLVEYCRYLVEELQFDINTQHAIAFNCEYESIPCCMDEKLLGHILRNLLSNAIKYSPNGNTVKFSLTCREQRAILEIQDQGIGIPQEDLPHLFESFHRATNVGNIQGTGLGLTIVKKCADLHQGEIFVTSEVGIGTKFTVALPLKNG
- a CDS encoding sucrose-phosphate phosphatase — protein: MARFMFVTDLDNTLVGDDNALAELNDRLQRHRQEHGTKIVYATGRSPVLYRELQQEKNLMEPDALVLAVGTEIYLDGSDSPDSNWSETLSQGWDRNLVLSKTADFSELIPQPDSEQRPFKVSFFLKQEASVTVLPKLESELLQSNLNIKLIYSSGIDLDIVPRRSDKGQAVQFLRQKWKFVAEQTVVCGDSGNDIALFAVGNERGIIVGNARPELLQWHNENPANHRYLAQNACAGGIIEGLRHFGLIE
- the bioF gene encoding 8-amino-7-oxononanoate synthase — encoded protein: MTDAYAWIEQSLATIHRADWYRSVQTINGRSGAMVLLEGREVINFASNDYLGLAGNERLIAAATAAVQEFGTGCTGSRLLSGHRELHQELEKAIASFKQTEDAVVFSSGYLANLGTITALVGKRDLILADQYNHSSLKNGAILSGATTIEYPHCDVQALRSELQRLRQDYRRCLIVTDSVFSMDGDLCPLPALLDLAQEYSCMLLVDEAHATGVLGKTGAGCVEHFGCTGRQLVQIGTLSKALGSLGGYVAGSATLIDFLRNRAASWIYTTALSPADTAAALAAINIVQQEPQQRTRLWKNVDYLKILIQEQLPNLQLLPSQSPILCFQLPSAADVLKAGSQLKSAGIFAPAIRPPTVPTSRIRISLMATHQAAHIEKLIEVLKGIDCDDLIKSR
- the ruvA gene encoding Holliday junction branch migration protein RuvA, with the protein product MISYLKGIVAGIQKHSGNRYILTLEVNGIGYDLQIPARLAQQLPESGGEVQVFTHYQIREEVPLLYGFGSPGERDLFRHLLSVSGIGAALAIALLDTLELPELVQTIITGNVQLLIQTPGVGKKTAERICLELKTKLIEWRKTAGFFVATGGPAPGILEEVQMTLLALGYTPTEVSHALHVVSEDIGLPKDAYVEDWIKQAIAHLSSSECSH